The Pirellulales bacterium sequence AGACCCCAGCGATGCAACGTGGCCAGCGCGAGCGGAAACGTCCCGGACTGTAGATGGCTGACGTCGTCGGGATCGGCGCGGCCTTGCTCGAGCTCGCCGGCCAATTGGAAATAAATAACGCCGTCAGCACAGACGGTGTCGACGCGCCACGCCATGATCGCTCGCGGCACGAACGCGGCCAGAAGAACCAGCAGCAACAACGCCGTGGCTCGTTGCGGGCGGGCGCGATCGGGAGCACTGCCGGCCAACCGATTGGCAAAATCCGGCGTTGCAGCATCCGTAAGGAATGATCGCCAGGTTGCTCGCATCCTTGAGAGCATTTCGTCGTTCCGCCCCTGACGTTTCGCAGGCCGGCCATGCGGTTGAAGGCCTGTCCGGAATCTGCCTGATAACATCCGGACCCGAATCCGGATGGGGTTCGCGCCGTCCTGGCGCGCATCCTTCAAATCGTGCGCGGCCGAAACCCGTCGCGGTCGCGCTTGTGGGGGATCGGTGTACCGGATCGAGTGATATGGGGCCATATCAGTTCTGCGTACCGGACGCGTCCCCGGTGAGATGAGCAAGCTGCGCGATTTCGCGTCGACGGTTCCTCGTGAGCGCTGCGGTCAAACCGAGAGCTCCGTACATCCTCTCTGCTAGCAAGTAGATCGTGATTGATTCGCCGAAATGTATTTGCGCCGAAATTCTCGTTTGCCCTTGACGCTCGCCGCGCGGGGCGGATATCCCGTGGTCTGTCGCGCGAGCAAGCACCCGCCACGAGGCAAAAGGACTATGCCAGAAACCATCAGCGACGTTGCTCGGCGCCGACGAGACCAGCCCACCGACCTAACGGCTATTGCGCCGCCGACCACGACGGACCGTAAAACCAGATGGCGACTTCGCTGGCTGTGCATCGGCGGCCTGATGGTCGGCGTGGCTCTGTGGGCCAGCAACATTCGTACGTCGACCGGTCCGGACGCGGGAGCGACGTTTTCCGGCTCAGCGATGGCCACGCCCGCGACGGGCCCTCGCTTTCGTGTCGGGCTTTTCAATATTCACGGCGGTCGCGGTCCGGATAAAGTGCGCGACCTGACGCGCACCGCTGATTGTGTACGCGACTTGGACCTTGTCGGGATGAACGAGGTGCTGGGTCCGAAGCTCTGGTGGCAAACGGATCAATGCCAGCAATTGAGTGCGTTGCTGGGCGTTCCTTATCTTTTCGCGCCGACCGAAGCCCGCTGGTGGGACGGATCGTTCGGCAACGGCCTGCTA is a genomic window containing:
- a CDS encoding endonuclease/exonuclease/phosphatase family protein, coding for MPETISDVARRRRDQPTDLTAIAPPTTTDRKTRWRLRWLCIGGLMVGVALWASNIRTSTGPDAGATFSGSAMATPATGPRFRVGLFNIHGGRGPDKVRDLTRTADCVRDLDLVGMNEVLGPKLWWQTDQCQQLSALLGVPYLFAPTEARWWDGSFGNGLLCRLPVSAWQRIPLPRAGAHTHRNVVFSTIQVGSQTVHVLLTHLDSRDALRRQEQLRTVGELFLALDPPAILMGDMNTLPDDDQLQQLLVMPGVVDAVAAGMSEPPERRIDWILTRGLRTVAAGCQDQGASDHPLYWAELEVID